The proteins below are encoded in one region of Festucalex cinctus isolate MCC-2025b chromosome 2, RoL_Fcin_1.0, whole genome shotgun sequence:
- the kcng1 gene encoding voltage-gated potassium channel regulatory subunit KCNG1, with protein sequence MTLLAGDGSDYDYSALSCASDTSFYPPPLQEQEARKGAFYKRAQPAPELAPSRDPASLSNLRKFHAIINVGGMRYQLPWTTLEDFPLSRLGQLHLCSSFDEIMGICDDYDVTHNEFFFDRNPCAFRTILTFLRAGKLRSLREMCALSFREELLYWGVSEESLEWCCRRRMLQRLEEFEAMERAAEEEALLQDLSDSDSGGRPAESCLSCFMTKLRDMVERPHSGLPGKIFACLSVLFVTITAVNLSISTMPALRQEEEEGTCSQMCYNIFIVETVCVAWFSLEFSLRFIQDRSKLTFLRQPLNLIDVLAILPYYITLLVDTTSKGEKRPGSGSSYLDKVGLVLRVLRALRILYVMRLARHSLGLQTLGLTARRCTREFGLLLLFLCVAIALYSPLLYLIENEMAATQEFTSIPATYWWAVITMTTVGYGDMVPRSIPGQVVALSSILSGILLMAFPVTSIFHTFSRSYMELKQEQQRILQRRTHFMLRGHMTGLGSNLSMESDMLFPIGTSDTRDLDD encoded by the exons ATGACCCTGCTGGCAGGTGACGGCTCCGACTACGACTACAGTGCCCTCAGCTGCGCCTCGGATACCTCCTTCTACCCTCCACCCTTGCAAGAGCAGGAGGCCCGCAAGGGAGCCTTCTACAAGAGGGCGCAGCCGGCCCCCGAGCTTGCCCCCAGCCGTGACCCTGCATCGCTGTCTAACCTCCGCAAATTCCACGCCATTATCAATGTGGGCGGCATGCGCTACCAGCTGCCTTGGACCACTCTGGAGGACTTCCCGTTGTCCCGCCTGGGCCAGCTGCACCTGTGCAGCAGCTTCGACGAGATCATGGGCATTTGCGACGACTACGACGTCACGCACAACGAGTTCTTCTttgaccgcaatccatgcgccttCCGCACCATCCTGACGTTCCTGAGGGCTGGCAAGCTTCGCTCCCTCAGAGAGATGTGCGCCCTCTCCTTCAGGGAGGAGTTGCTGTACTGGGGGGTTTCGGAGGAGAGCCTGGAGTGGTGCTGTCGCCGGCGCATGCTACAACGTCTGGAAGAGTTTGAAGCTATGGAGCGAGCTGCAGAGGAGGAAGCTCTCCTGCAGGATTTGTCGGATTCCGACAGCGGGGGGCGTCCCGCGGAGTCCTGCTTGAGTTGCTTCATGACCAAGTTGAGGGACATGGTGGAGCGACCTCACTCGGGACTCCCTGGGAAGATTTTCGCTTGTTTATCGGTGTTGTTCGTCACCATCACTGCTGTCAATCTCTCCATAAGCACCATGCCTGCACTgaggcaggaggaggaggag GGCACATGTTCCCAGATGTGCTACAACATCTTCATCGTGGAGACGGTGTGCGTGGCCTGGTTCTCCCTGGAGTTCTCCCTGCGTTTCATCCAGGACCGCTCCAAGCTGACCTTCCTGCGACAACCCCTCAACCTCATCGACGTGCTCGCCATCCTGCCCTACTATATCACACTGCTTGTGGACACTACCTCCAAGGGCGAGAAGCGCCCGGGTTCAGGCAGCAGCTACCTGGACAAGGTGGGCCTAGTGCTGCGGGTGCTACGAGCTTTGCGCATCCTCTACGTGATGCGTCTGGCTCGCCATTCGCTGGGCCTGCAGACTCTGGGGCTGACTGCCCGTCGCTGCACGCGCGAGTTCGGCCTGCTCCTTCTCTTCCTGTGCGTGGCCATCGCCCTCTACTCGCCACTGCTCTACCTGATCGAGAACGAAATGGCCGCTACGCAGGAGTTCACCAGCATCCCTGCCACCTACTGGTGGGCGGTCATCACCATGACGACGGTGGGCTACGGCGACATGGTGCCGCGCAGCATCCCGGGTCAGGTGGTGGCCCTGAGCAGCATCCTGAGCGGCATCCTCCTCATGGCCTTCCCCGTCACCTCCATCTTCCACACGTTCTCACGCTCCTACATGGAGCTCAAGCAGGAGCAGCAGAGGATCCTGCAGAGGAGGACGCACTTCATGCTGCGGGGTCACATGACCGGCCTGGGGAGCAACCTCTCCATGGAGAGCGACATGCTCTTCCCCATCGGGACGTCTGACACCCGGGACTTGGATGACTGA